In Methanofastidiosum sp., the sequence TTGTTTCTTATTAATCCATCCATACCATTATTAATGCCCTTACCCCTTATTATCTTGTATGCAAAATCCTTTTGCGGTATAGGCTCCATTTTAGAATAATGAAATTCGTGACCTTTAACTATATCTTTTAAGAAGAAATGTTTATCGGTGGGTTCAGCAATAACATAGCTTAGTCCTTGCTTACTTTTTTTCATTAATGTTCCTTCATCAAATATTCCCGCCATAGGATATTTTTTATTCTCTACTTCAATGTATTTGGATAATACCATTAGTCCACCGCATTCGCCATATATCGGTTTTGATTCTTCAAAAGCAGATTTTAAATCTTTTAAAAAACTAGTATTATTGGAGATGTTTTCTGGGTATATTTCAGGGTATCCACCTCCGATATAGTAACCGTCGGCGTCAGGTAAATTATCCCCTTCGGTAGGTTTAAAATATGATATTTTAGCCCCATTTTCCTCTAAAGCTTCGATGTTTTCTTTATAGTAAAAGCTGAAGGCCTTATCAAATGGTATACCAATAGTAATTCTATTATTTTTTAATTCTGGATTTATTTGAAACAAATGCCCTTCTTTTTTTTCTAAATCTTCTGCTTCTTTGGCTATATCTTTTATTTTATTAATGTCAATGCTATTTTCAATCTCTTTTCCAAGATTTTCCATAACTTCTTCTTTATCTTCTCTTTCAATTAATGGAACGAGTCCAAGATGCCTTGAGCTTAGTGATATCGCGCCACGTTCAACATAGCCCACAATTTCAACGTCAGTAAAAGTTTCTATAGCTATTTTTAATTTCTTAAAGTGCGTTTCGTCTCTAACTTGATTTAGTATAACTCCCCTAATTTTTACATTTGGATCTAGAGCTTGAAATCCTTTAATGTAAGCGGCAGCACTTTTTGTCAGTGAACGAGTGTTCATAACTAGGATTACAGGAGAATCTAAAATCTTTGAAACGTGAGATGTCGAGCCCACTTCACCTATTGGATCTATCCCTTCGTACAGACCTCTCACACCTTCAATTATAGCTATGTCTTTCTTTTTGGTACCTCTTTGGAAATTCTCTATCAGTGCATCTTTTTCCATAAAAAAAGTATCAAGATTCCTCGAGAAGTTTCCTGTGGCAAATCTGTGATATATGGGGTCAATGAAATCTGGCCCTACTTTGAAAGGCGCAACATCATTTTTCTTTGATAAAGCTTTCATTATTCCACAAGAAATTGAAGTCTTGCCAACCCCAGATGCAGTTCCAGCAATTACGACCCTAGGTATGTTCAATAGAGGCCTCCAAGTATTGATCTTATTTTTTCATCTGTTGTTGGATTTGGAACTTTAGCTTTTTTATTTTCAAAAATTTTTTCTCCAATCTCTTTAAATTTTAAATTTAGAGGATCATTTGGATATTTTTCTAGAACAGTTTTACCCTCAATTTCACTTTCATATATTTTGGGATTTCTTTCAACAGCTTTGATCATTTGAGAGTCTATCTCTTCCGCATAAGATTGAATTTTCTCTTCTTCTTTCTGGATGCCCCTCATATTGCCTATTATTCCGCCCATCTTTACTTTCAAATTAAATAATCCCTTTGCAATATTATTTGCCGCATATATTGAGAGATACTCTCCACTTGTAACTATGTAGATCTCATCTGCATACCCTTCTCTTGCTGGGCCTGCAAAACCCCCGCATACAACATCTCCGGGGACATCGTATATTACAATATCAAATCCTTTTTCAAGGTAGTAATCTTTGTTAAGAGTTTTTAAAGCAACTAGAATCCCTCTTCCTGCACAGCCTACACCTGCAGCGGGGCCTCCCACCTCAACACCTTTTACTCCATTATACCCTTCAAAAACTAGTTTATCTGGGTCGGTAATCCCTTTTTTGTATAAATCTAGCACTGTATCTATTCTTCTACCTTCAAAGAGATTAATAGTACTGTCACTCTTCGGATCACAACCAATAAGTAATACCTCGTATCCTTCGGAAGCTAAATTAACTGAAAGATTTGAAGAAATTGATGATTTTCCTATTCCACCTTTTCCATATATCGCAATCTGTTTCATTGAATCCCTGCAGCTTTTCTTATTGCCTCACCAAGTTCACTAAGAACTATTTCCCTTGTACCCATAACAGTTGAGTGTGAAGCAATTTCAACTGTCACATATTTATATCCTGCATCTTCTAGCGGGTGTACTTCTCTTGGGCCATTTGTGACTGCTATTGATTCTTTATCTATAAGAGGCAAGGCTTGAGGTATACCTACTGCAACAAGAAGGTCAAAATCCTTGTCATTAAGATATGATATTGCATTTTTACCAGCTATAGGATACTCGTCCATACCTCCAGAAATAAAATCAATAGAAATTTCATTTGATTCAAACTCTTTTTTGATATCCTCGGCATATCTTTTGATTCTTGAGAGTCCTACTTCAGTAGAAAGATTACCTACGTTTATAATTGATCCGCCTAGTTTTTTAGAGGCCAAATTTATTGAAAGTGGAACATCAGCAAAAAGGTATGCAGTTTCTTTCTTTGCATTTAGAATAACTGCTATTTTTTTATTATCTTTTAATAGATTGACTATATATTCTGCAACAGTTTTAAGTTCTGCACCTCTTGAGGGCCTAGTATACTTTGATTTTGCCATACCGCTATTTGATTCGACTTCAGTTGCTAAAAGAAGCATCTTTTCCTGTCTTTGAAACTCTTTTTCATCAATTAGGCCAAATTCCATTGCAGCTTTCAAAGTTTCTATTGCCCCTCTTGTATTTGCCCCCATACAACCGTGAATTTCAACAAAGAACGCTTTATCCTTTAATCCAGAATCAATTATAGCTTTCTTTACATTCTCCCCAATAATCATGCTCACACAAGAACCAACAACTCCTATTGTCCTCGGTGAAAAAAGCTCATCAACTTCATTCAATACTTCGATTAGTTTATCGCTGGCACCAAAAATTAAATCCTCTTCAGACATAGAAGTCGTTACAACTTTCATACCGTCTTCCTCTAATAATCTAGCTGCACGAAATCCACATCCAGAGGGCCCATGTAATACTGCAACATCAACATCAAGATCTCTTAATGTGTACAAGGCTGCAACTATCGGATTAGGTCTTGGAGTCAAAATATTCATCTTATCACTTACCACATTCAATTAAAAGGTCCCCTTTTTGTATATTTAGTTCAGTGCTATTTTTTAGGTATTTAAATCTTTCAAAATCATAGTCTCCCACTAAAAATGCATTGTCTATAAGATTTCCAAATTCTCCAATTACACTATCTAATAGATAGACATCTATTTTTTGGCAATGTGATACATTAGTTAAATCAATACATAGATTAATGTTTTTATAAAACATATCGTAATTCTTTTTTAGAAGAGATAAAATATATCTTAGACTTTCTTCTGAGAATCCTCCAGATTTATCGATTATTTTAGTATAATTATTTTCAGTAACAACTGATAGCCTATTATTAACACCTTTATAATTTGACATATGATAAGAAGCTTTTTCTAGATTTTTGTTGAGTATCTTTAAGGCCATAAAGCTAAACAATATAGGATTTAGATAACCTACTATAATATAATTCCCGTTAAATTTGGATTTCAATTCTATATCTTTAAAAAAAATACTAGTACTAACATCCTTCCCGATTTCTAAATAATCCGGAATTTCTATTTTTACATCTTCCCATATTCGAAAAACATCTTTTTCATATTTATTAGCTAAATCATTTGCAGTTTTATCTTTCAAATCGATAATAATATTTTCTTTTGATAATTGAAATAATTGCTTTTTTGCATCTAGAGAATTACCATTCCCGCCTTTTATGTTATAAATTGGATTTATACTTGTTAGAATTGATATATTGCCCACTCCACATACCCCTAGACTCTCTTCAAAAACTTGGCATCTCGAGTAACCATTAGACAATATTTTTGCCGTATATCCAGCAGATATAGAATTTGTTTTTTCTATTGACTTAGTTTCACCATTTAGAAAACTTTCAAAACCTCTTGAAGAGTTTAGCAACAATTCTTCTTCAAATGACAGAAGAAAAGCTAAGGTATATGCAGTTGTTGTTTTACCCTTTGAGCCTGTTATCTCAATTGTATTATTTTCGCCGTTAAATAGAAAATTTACTAGTTCGTGGTGAGTTAATTTAGCATTGTTAGAAAAAGAAGAAAGAAAATGATCGGGGCAATGGACAGGATATGAGACGGTGTAGTCTGGATAATGTCCATCAACAGATTCAAAAACCCTAATTCCTTTTTGGTTGAGTTTTTGTCGTTTTTCCCCTCTCTTTTGATATATGTCATAGACAATTACTTCGTAGCCTTTATCTTTAAGGATAGAAGCTAGGTAATCTCCTCCATGATTTATATCAAGTATAATGAATTTTTTCATTAATATTTTTCCTTTACTCTGTCCCAAAGAATCTCAGCAATTCTTCTGTCAGGTCCGATGGGTTCACAGTAAATGAGTCTAACCTTCTTTCCCTCAATATCGATTGTACTTTTTCCGTTTTCGAAACCACCGACTTCACCAGGTATATCTTCTGTTGTATGGACACCTTTTGCCAAAAAAACTGGAACTATGTACAATTCATCAGCCCCTTTTTTTACGGCACTTTTTACTGCGTCCATTATCTTTGGAGTATTCATTTCCATAAATCCAATCTCAATAATATTTCCGTCGAAATATTCTTTAAAAATTTCAGATAATTTTGTTAAGAGCTCTTTGTTGTAGCTGAGCCTACTTCCATGTCCAACTAATATTGCACCTTTCATTTATTACACCTCAAACGTATCGTGTTACTTTATTTAGATTTTGTGTTACTTATCATACTTTCTAGGACTTTTAAAGTTTTTGTTGAAAGGATAAGTTCCAATTGGGTTAAATTAGTACCAATTAAAAGTCTATCGTTTTCCATGACAAAGTTTTTATACGATAAATACATACAGAAAATAGATATTTTAGATTAGAGTGATTTTATGTCTAAAATTTTAATAGTGGAAGATTATAAAGATTTATCTGAATTTTACCAAGAATTCTTAGAAGGAGATACTTTATTTACCGCTTCAGATGGCGAATCGGCTGTATCCCTCTACAAAGAACATAAGCCAGATATAGTCCTTATGGATTTAAAACTTCCAAAGAAAAGTGGGATTGATGCGACTAAGGAAATTATCCAAATTGATCCAAAAGCAAAAATAATTGCAATCACTGCTTATGGCTCTACTATAGGCTCCAAGGCTTTAGAAGCAGGAGCTAAAGAAGTTTTGAGAAAGCCAGTTAGATTTAACGAGCTGAAAGATATAATAGAGAAATATAAATCTATTTAGTTTTTATATACTAGTATAATCGAGGTAATGAATTGGTCTCTAAAAATGAGGGAAAAGCCTATGATGCACTATGGGACAATACTACCTACAAAGCTATAACAAATTATCGAGAAGGTAAGTACAACGAAGCTGCAGAACTTGCAAAGCTTTCTATTGATATTGCAAAAAAATCTACGGGAAAGATAGCACCAAAGTAGCAATTTCTATGAACAATCTCTCATTGATATATGATGTTCAAGGAAAATTTGCCGAGGCCGAATCTCTTTCTATAAACGCATTAGAGATATGGGAACATAATCTAGGCCCAGATGATCCTGACATTGCTACTTGCCTGAACAATCTTGCAGGGATATACGTATCAAGAGGCAAATATAAAGAAGCAGAACCTTTATACAAAAGATCTTTAGAGATTAAGGAAAAAGCATTTGGCCAGAACCATCTAGAAACTGCTACAAGCTATAACAATTTGGCTGACCTTTACCGTTTAGAGAAAAGATTTAATGAAGCAGAGTCTCTATACAGAAAGGCTATTGAGATTTTTGAACATAATAAGAATGTTAAGGATCCAAATATCGGCTCTTCTTTGAACAATCTTGCAGAAATATATAAGATTAAGTGCCAGTATGACGATGCACTAAAACTATACAAGAGGGCATTTGAAATTTGGAAGATTGCTTATGGTCCCGACCATCCCGACATTGCAACAGCCATAAATAATATCGCCGGAATTTACTATCTTGAAGGGAATTATGAAGAAGCTGAAAAACTTTACAGGGAAGTCTTGATGATCGATGAAAAAACTTATGGGCTAAATCATCACTATAATGCCATGACCTTTAATAATATTGCTTTGGTAAAAGAAGGGATGGGGCAATATGACGATGCAGAGCGTTACTTCAAAGAAGCAATAAGTATATGCCAAAATACTTTGGGCGAAAATCATCCTTCTTTCGTGACTTTCTTAAACAACGTTGCAGGATTATACCGGGCAAAAGAAAGGTATGAAGAAGCAGAATTTTATTTCAAGAAAGGGCTTCTAGTTTTGGAGAAAGTATTTGGCAGTGCTAATCCTGATGTAGCAATGGCAATGTTGAATCTCGCCGAGATGTATGAATCCCAAGGTAGAACGGAAGACGCAAAAAGATTTTCTGAAAGTGCAAAAAGTATATACAAAAAAGCCTTCAAGAATGGCTAAATTTTCTATTTAATATTTACATTTTGAACTAAGCGGGCATTCTTTGCAATTTGGATTTTTTTTCTTACATATATTCTTTCCTAATAATACTATAAGCCCATGAAACTCTTGATATAGCAATAATTCTTCAGGAATCTCTCTTATTATATGATTCTTTAGATTTTCATAGTCAATTTCTTCTTCTATGATACTTAATCTTGAGTATAATCTCTTTGTATATGCATCCACAACAAATTCATTTTTTTCTGCAGCATAAAGAATAATGCTATCTGCTGTTTCTCTTCCTATTCCTTTTAATTCTAATAGTTCTTTTCTTAGATTTTCCTTATCTTTGGCAAATAGTAAATCAAGCTCTCCATTATAATTTTCTATGAGATATTC encodes:
- the cfbA gene encoding sirohydrochlorin nickelochelatase; its protein translation is MKGAILVGHGSRLSYNKELLTKLSEIFKEYFDGNIIEIGFMEMNTPKIMDAVKSAVKKGADELYIVPVFLAKGVHTTEDIPGEVGGFENGKSTIDIEGKKVRLIYCEPIGPDRRIAEILWDRVKEKY
- the cfbB gene encoding Ni-sirohydrochlorin a,c-diamide synthase; the protein is MPRVVIAGTASGVGKTSISCGIMKALSKKNDVAPFKVGPDFIDPIYHRFATGNFSRNLDTFFMEKDALIENFQRGTKKKDIAIIEGVRGLYEGIDPIGEVGSTSHVSKILDSPVILVMNTRSLTKSAAAYIKGFQALDPNVKIRGVILNQVRDETHFKKLKIAIETFTDVEIVGYVERGAISLSSRHLGLVPLIEREDKEEVMENLGKEIENSIDINKIKDIAKEAEDLEKKEGHLFQINPELKNNRITIGIPFDKAFSFYYKENIEALEENGAKISYFKPTEGDNLPDADGYYIGGGYPEIYPENISNNTSFLKDLKSAFEESKPIYGECGGLMVLSKYIEVENKKYPMAGIFDEGTLMKKSKQGLSYVIAEPTDKHFFLKDIVKGHEFHYSKMEPIPQKDFAYKIIRGKGINNGMDGLIRNKCIGSYLHIHIGGAPSWASSFLESIS
- a CDS encoding response regulator; the protein is MSKILIVEDYKDLSEFYQEFLEGDTLFTASDGESAVSLYKEHKPDIVLMDLKLPKKSGIDATKEIIQIDPKAKIIAITAYGSTIGSKALEAGAKEVLRKPVRFNELKDIIEKYKSI
- a CDS encoding P-loop NTPase encodes the protein MKQIAIYGKGGIGKSSISSNLSVNLASEGYEVLLIGCDPKSDSTINLFEGRRIDTVLDLYKKGITDPDKLVFEGYNGVKGVEVGGPAAGVGCAGRGILVALKTLNKDYYLEKGFDIVIYDVPGDVVCGGFAGPAREGYADEIYIVTSGEYLSIYAANNIAKGLFNLKVKMGGIIGNMRGIQKEEEKIQSYAEEIDSQMIKAVERNPKIYESEIEGKTVLEKYPNDPLNLKFKEIGEKIFENKKAKVPNPTTDEKIRSILGGLY
- the cfbD gene encoding Ni-sirohydrochlorin a,c-diamide reductive cyclase catalytic subunit gives rise to the protein MTPRPNPIVAALYTLRDLDVDVAVLHGPSGCGFRAARLLEEDGMKVVTTSMSEEDLIFGASDKLIEVLNEVDELFSPRTIGVVGSCVSMIIGENVKKAIIDSGLKDKAFFVEIHGCMGANTRGAIETLKAAMEFGLIDEKEFQRQEKMLLLATEVESNSGMAKSKYTRPSRGAELKTVAEYIVNLLKDNKKIAVILNAKKETAYLFADVPLSINLASKKLGGSIINVGNLSTEVGLSRIKRYAEDIKKEFESNEISIDFISGGMDEYPIAGKNAISYLNDKDFDLLVAVGIPQALPLIDKESIAVTNGPREVHPLEDAGYKYVTVEIASHSTVMGTREIVLSELGEAIRKAAGIQ
- a CDS encoding tetratricopeptide repeat protein produces the protein MNNLSLIYDVQGKFAEAESLSINALEIWEHNLGPDDPDIATCLNNLAGIYVSRGKYKEAEPLYKRSLEIKEKAFGQNHLETATSYNNLADLYRLEKRFNEAESLYRKAIEIFEHNKNVKDPNIGSSLNNLAEIYKIKCQYDDALKLYKRAFEIWKIAYGPDHPDIATAINNIAGIYYLEGNYEEAEKLYREVLMIDEKTYGLNHHYNAMTFNNIALVKEGMGQYDDAERYFKEAISICQNTLGENHPSFVTFLNNVAGLYRAKERYEEAEFYFKKGLLVLEKVFGSANPDVAMAMLNLAEMYESQGRTEDAKRFSESAKSIYKKAFKNG